A window from Kovacikia minuta CCNUW1 encodes these proteins:
- a CDS encoding MerR family transcriptional regulator: protein MQSIALKVGDLAKQTGVSVRTLHYYDEIGLLSPSHRTEAGYRLYGREDIIRLQQIVSLRQIGFSLEEIRECLEQRNFSFDRVIQLHTARLREQIELSQKLLNRLEAIAQATSSMQPVSVEALIQTIEVMNMLGKYYTPEQLESLRQRQELVGEERIKQVQAEWQDLFEQARAEMAKGTDPASEPVQALARRSIELIQEFTGGDPGIAQSLNQMWQQEQPEVVSRGMVDTAVMEYLAKARAALEQTE from the coding sequence ATGCAATCGATCGCACTCAAGGTCGGTGATCTTGCAAAACAAACCGGGGTTTCGGTTCGGACGTTGCATTACTACGACGAAATCGGCTTACTTTCGCCCTCTCATCGCACTGAAGCAGGGTATCGACTGTATGGCAGGGAAGACATCATTCGCTTGCAGCAAATCGTATCGCTGCGGCAAATTGGCTTCTCCCTCGAAGAAATCCGTGAGTGTTTAGAGCAACGCAACTTTTCCTTCGATCGCGTGATTCAACTCCATACTGCCCGCTTGCGTGAGCAAATTGAACTCTCTCAAAAATTGCTCAATCGCCTGGAAGCGATCGCTCAAGCGACCAGTTCGATGCAACCCGTATCTGTGGAAGCACTCATTCAAACCATTGAGGTGATGAACATGTTGGGAAAATATTACACCCCTGAACAATTGGAATCCCTCAGGCAACGTCAGGAATTGGTCGGCGAAGAGCGGATTAAGCAAGTTCAAGCCGAATGGCAAGATTTATTTGAGCAAGCACGGGCAGAGATGGCGAAGGGCACTGATCCAGCCAGTGAACCCGTCCAAGCTCTCGCTCGCCGATCGATTGAATTGATCCAAGAATTTACAGGGGGTGATCCTGGAATTGCACAATCCCTAAACCAGATGTGGCAACAGGAGCAGCCTGAAGTAGTCAGCCGAGGAATGGTCGATACAGCGGTGATGGAATACCTGGCTAAAGCCAGGGCTGCTCTGGAGCAAACTGAGTAA